From the Candidatus Angelobacter sp. genome, the window CAGGTGTTGAAACGGAGGATTTCGATCGGATGATGCGTTGGCATGTGCGTGTTCAGAGCGTTTTGGAACGAAGGTTATACGGGCGAAACGCGCCCAAACTTCACGACTAATTCATCGAATTTTTCCAGCGCGCCAGGACGGAATTCGCTAAAATCATTTCGACGTAAGACACCCCGAATTTGTCGCGAGCCGACCCATTTCAGATTGTGTTCAAGCACTGCACGCAACTGACGCAATCCAACCTCTGAAGCGCCTTTTAATTCGAAGACAGCCTCTTTGAGGAACTCCACGTAATTGTCCAACACTAGGTGGTCCTTATCATGCGGAAACCTTACCGTGTCTAAATCAAGCTTACGGAAATCGACCCAGTGAAGCTCCGCTCCCGAAAAATCAACGTCTTCCATTGTGTTGGGTGGGAAGGCTTCTCCTCGGAAAGCGTGCGCGTTAAACGTTACTTCGTTGAGTATCCCGCGAAACGTGCAGCGAATGAACTGGCTACCACCAAAAGCTACCTTGTCCAGTCGCGTGCGATCGAAGAGGCAATCTGTAAAGGCTCCGTTACCGCTGGCGATACCACGCATGTCCGGTTGCGAAAAATCGACTCGTTCAAAATGATTCAATTTGCCTTTATCCACTCCTCCAATCGCAGCATTTCTAAGATTGGTTTTGTGGAACGTGCAATTGATAAAATGGCTTCCCCAGGATCGAAAATCTGAGAGAGCCGCCTCATCAAATTTACATCCGATAAATTCGCAGTCGAATGCGCGCAAATGAGGCTTGGCTTGCCTCGAAAAATCAGCGCCTCCGAAGCTCTGATTCCGGAATTCCGTCGTTTCAAGTTTAACGACCTTGATGCGTCTAAGCAGCGAAGACATAGCTTTAGAAATAGCCTTGTTTCTTCCGATCCTCCATCGCCGCTTCGCTGGTCTTGTCGTCGGCGCGGGAGCCGCGCTCGGTTACGCGTGCGGCGGCAATTTCCGCGATGATGTCGTCCACGCTGTCGGCGGGGCTCTCGACCATGCCGGTGCTGATGATGTCGCCAATGGTGCGGACGCGCACCACAAGTTCTTTCATCTGGTCTTTCGGTTTCAAAGGCAGCAGGTCGGTGACAGGCAGCCACTGACCGTTGCGGCGAACACATTTTCGTTTGTGACTGAAATAAATGCTCGGTACTTCGAGCTTCTCACGCTTGATGTATTCCCACACATCCAGCTCGGTCCAGTTACTGAGCGGGAAGACACGCATGTGTTCGCCCTGGTTCACGCGCGCGTTGTAGAGGTTCCAGATTTCCGGGCGTTGGTTTTTCGGATCCCACTGACCAAAACTGTCACGGAAGCTGAAGAAGCGTTCCTTGGCGCGGGCTTTTTCCTCGTCGCGCCGCGCGCCTCCTATGGCGCAGTCGAAATGAAATTCCTCGATGGCCGCAAGCAGCGTGGGAATCTGAAGGCGATTGCGACTGACTTCACCGGGTGTAGCGACGGCGATACCCCTGGCGATGGCGTCCTCGACTTTTCGGACGATGAGTTTTGCTCCGAGCTGCTGCGCGCGCCGGTCGCGAAATTCGTTCAACTCGGGGAAGTGGTGGCCGGTGTCCACGTTAAGCAGCGGCATTGGAATTTCTGAAGGCCGAAACGCTTTTTCCGCAAGGCGCAGCAGGCAGATGGAATCCTTGCCACCGGAGAAGAGCAGGGCCGGGCGGCCGAACTCGGCGGCAACCTCGCGCATTACGTAAATTGCCTCGGTTTCCAGATACTGAAGGTGGTCGAGATGATAAGAACTCATTTTTCAGGAGTCACCAGCCAAACGTGCGGAATGTTTTCCCCATCCGTGATTCATCGGTACGAATCAAACGCTGGCGACAGCCTTTCCACCCCATTCGGCGTGAAGGCCACATTCGCGCTTTTCGTCGGCCTTTGCCGGATCGAAATAGTCCCACTCATTCGGCAGACTGTGTTTTGTGAGATAAGCCTCCATTTCGGCATCGGACCAATGGAAGACCGGGCTGACTTTGGTTGCACCAAAGTTCCGGTCCTCGGAGACGATGTCGAGACCGGCGCGATTCGGGTTTTGCACTTTGCGGAGCGCGGTGATCCAGACGACGGGCGCGAGTTCTTTCATGCCGCGTTGGAACGGCTCCAGTTTCATCACAGCGCTGAAGGCTTTGATGCGTTCCTCGTTGTCCGGTGTCGGATCGGGCATCCCGCCATGGACGGCATCGTAGTGCGCGGCGGTCAGCCGGGGCAGGTAGGGCCGGAGGTTCAGCTTGAGCAGCCGCTTGAGTTCCTCCGCGTGTTTGTAGGTCGCAGGCCGGTTGTAGCCGTGGTCCACCCACAGCACGGGGATGTCCGGTTGCGCCTGGACGCAAAGATGAAGGATGACGGCTTCGTACGGGCGAAAATTTGTTGAGACGATGGCGCGCCCTTTCGCCCGAGCGACGGCCCATTTCACGGTGTCGAGGGCCGGCTGGTTGCGCAACCCGATGTTCGCTTTGATAATTTGATCGGCGGTCATGTTGGAACCGGTGGAAAATGATGGCGCACGGGCCGGATTCGACACCTTCGCGTCTTGGCGGTTAATCATCAGTTCGCAGCGGTGGCGTTCCCTTCCAAAAA encodes:
- a CDS encoding phosphoadenosine phosphosulfate reductase family protein; this translates as MTADQIIKANIGLRNQPALDTVKWAVARAKGRAIVSTNFRPYEAVILHLCVQAQPDIPVLWVDHGYNRPATYKHAEELKRLLKLNLRPYLPRLTAAHYDAVHGGMPDPTPDNEERIKAFSAVMKLEPFQRGMKELAPVVWITALRKVQNPNRAGLDIVSEDRNFGATKVSPVFHWSDAEMEAYLTKHSLPNEWDYFDPAKADEKRECGLHAEWGGKAVASV
- a CDS encoding pentapeptide repeat-containing protein, with the translated sequence MSSLLRRIKVVKLETTEFRNQSFGGADFSRQAKPHLRAFDCEFIGCKFDEAALSDFRSWGSHFINCTFHKTNLRNAAIGGVDKGKLNHFERVDFSQPDMRGIASGNGAFTDCLFDRTRLDKVAFGGSQFIRCTFRGILNEVTFNAHAFRGEAFPPNTMEDVDFSGAELHWVDFRKLDLDTVRFPHDKDHLVLDNYVEFLKEAVFELKGASEVGLRQLRAVLEHNLKWVGSRQIRGVLRRNDFSEFRPGALEKFDELVVKFGRVSPV
- the cysD gene encoding sulfate adenylyltransferase subunit CysD — protein: MSSYHLDHLQYLETEAIYVMREVAAEFGRPALLFSGGKDSICLLRLAEKAFRPSEIPMPLLNVDTGHHFPELNEFRDRRAQQLGAKLIVRKVEDAIARGIAVATPGEVSRNRLQIPTLLAAIEEFHFDCAIGGARRDEEKARAKERFFSFRDSFGQWDPKNQRPEIWNLYNARVNQGEHMRVFPLSNWTELDVWEYIKREKLEVPSIYFSHKRKCVRRNGQWLPVTDLLPLKPKDQMKELVVRVRTIGDIISTGMVESPADSVDDIIAEIAAARVTERGSRADDKTSEAAMEDRKKQGYF